In a genomic window of Chryseobacterium sp. G0162:
- the ureA gene encoding urease subunit gamma: MHLTPRETEKLMLFLAGELALKRKARGLKLNYPESIALISHFLLEGARDGKKVAELMQEGANLLTKDDVMPGVADMIHDVQIEATFPDGTKLVTVHNPIR, from the coding sequence ATGCACTTAACACCGAGAGAAACGGAGAAGCTTATGCTATTTCTGGCAGGAGAGCTGGCTCTAAAAAGAAAGGCTAGAGGCCTTAAATTAAATTATCCAGAATCAATAGCGCTGATCAGCCACTTTTTGCTTGAAGGAGCAAGAGACGGAAAAAAAGTAGCTGAACTGATGCAGGAAGGCGCTAATCTTTTAACTAAAGATGATGTAATGCCTGGCGTGGCAGATATGATCCACGATGTTCAGATTGAAGCTACATTCCCTGATGGAACAAAGCTGGTAACCGTACACAACCCAATCCGTTAA
- a CDS encoding urease accessory protein UreF encodes MNINFLSGLLHLADPTLPIGGYTHSNGLETYVQERIVHNVETAKEFVQNMLQYNLKFNDGAFVKLAYKAAEKGDLQALLDLDNECNAIKCPREIRQASQKLGLRLIKIFKRRDNFPLMDEFEKAVRNKEANSHYCIVFGVYAYLMKIPLYEALLGFYYTSVAGMITNAVKLVPLGQLDGQDILFSLYPVMEKTVWETMELDRDMVGLCNTAFDIRCMQHERLYSRLYMS; translated from the coding sequence ATGAACATCAACTTTTTATCAGGACTGCTTCATCTTGCAGATCCCACTCTTCCTATCGGGGGCTATACTCATTCTAATGGACTTGAGACTTACGTTCAGGAAAGGATTGTCCATAATGTAGAGACAGCGAAAGAGTTTGTTCAGAATATGCTTCAGTACAACCTTAAATTTAATGATGGTGCTTTTGTAAAACTGGCTTATAAAGCAGCTGAAAAAGGAGATTTGCAGGCACTTTTGGATCTTGACAATGAGTGTAATGCTATAAAATGTCCAAGAGAAATCCGTCAGGCCAGTCAGAAATTAGGATTAAGACTGATAAAAATCTTCAAAAGAAGAGACAACTTTCCATTAATGGATGAATTCGAAAAAGCCGTTCGTAACAAAGAAGCCAATTCTCATTACTGTATCGTCTTTGGAGTCTATGCTTATTTAATGAAAATTCCTTTATATGAAGCATTGTTAGGATTCTATTATACTTCTGTTGCCGGGATGATTACCAATGCTGTAAAGCTGGTACCCCTGGGACAGCTTGATGGACAAGATATCTTATTCTCCTTATATCCTGTTATGGAAAAAACAGTTTGGGAAACCATGGAGCTGGATAGAGATATGGTGGGACTTTGTAATACTGCTTTTGATATCAGGTGTATGCAGCACGAAAGGCTTTATTCAAGACTTTATATGTCGTAG
- the ureE gene encoding urease accessory protein UreE — protein sequence MIINQTIGNLTENPTEKNIDYLDLEWFETTKRIQRKRTRNGVDVAIKFLKEGQRLREGDILFEDAEKVIAINVLETDAIVMVPGSLLEMGTVCYEIGNKHIPLFIQEDKVLLPFEMPMFRWLEASGFKPEKQSVKLLNLLKSNVEPHGHGSLGSTIFTKILKMAAPKDE from the coding sequence ATGATAATTAATCAAACCATAGGCAATCTCACCGAAAATCCTACGGAAAAGAATATCGATTATCTGGATCTGGAGTGGTTTGAAACCACGAAAAGAATCCAACGCAAAAGAACCAGAAATGGAGTAGATGTTGCCATCAAGTTTCTAAAAGAAGGTCAGCGTTTGCGTGAAGGAGATATTCTTTTTGAGGATGCAGAAAAAGTAATTGCGATCAATGTGCTGGAAACAGATGCGATCGTAATGGTTCCCGGCTCTTTATTGGAAATGGGAACTGTATGTTATGAAATCGGAAACAAGCATATTCCGCTTTTTATTCAGGAAGATAAAGTATTGCTTCCGTTTGAAATGCCTATGTTCAGATGGCTGGAAGCAAGCGGTTTTAAACCGGAAAAACAATCCGTAAAACTTCTTAATCTTCTAAAATCGAATGTAGAACCTCACGGACATGGAAGTCTTGGTTCTACAATTTTTACCAAAATCTTAAAAATGGCTGCTCCAAAAGATGAATAA
- the ureG gene encoding urease accessory protein UreG — protein MENRKYIKVGVAGPVGSGKTALLERLSRKLFGKYDLGVITNDIYTKEDAEFMAKNSLLPHDRIIGVETGGCPHTAIREDASMNLEAVDELAARFPEIELVLIESGGDNLSATFSPDLADVTIFIIDVAEGEKIPRKGGPGITRSDLLIINKIDLAPYVGASLEVMENDARRMRKGNPFVFTNLKTDEGLDKVIGWIKKYALLEEIEEPNLVR, from the coding sequence ATGGAAAACAGAAAATATATAAAAGTAGGAGTGGCAGGACCTGTAGGTTCAGGAAAAACTGCATTATTGGAACGTTTAAGCAGAAAATTATTCGGGAAATATGATCTTGGCGTTATTACCAATGATATTTATACTAAAGAAGATGCTGAGTTTATGGCCAAAAACAGCCTTCTTCCTCACGACAGAATTATCGGGGTAGAAACCGGAGGTTGTCCTCACACGGCGATCCGTGAAGATGCAAGTATGAACCTTGAAGCAGTAGATGAACTGGCAGCACGTTTCCCTGAAATTGAACTGGTTCTTATCGAGAGTGGAGGTGATAACCTTTCCGCGACTTTCAGCCCTGACCTTGCAGATGTTACAATTTTTATTATTGATGTTGCAGAAGGAGAAAAGATCCCTAGAAAAGGAGGGCCTGGTATTACAAGATCAGACTTATTAATCATCAACAAAATTGACCTTGCACCTTATGTAGGAGCCAGTCTAGAAGTGATGGAGAACGATGCCAGAAGAATGAGAAAAGGAAATCCTTTTGTTTTTACCAACCTTAAAACAGATGAAGGATTGGATAAAGTGATTGGCTGGATCAAAAAATACGCTCTTTTAGAAGAAATTGAAGAACCGAACTTAGTAAGATAA
- the ureC gene encoding urease subunit alpha: MSLNIDRKQYANILGPTAGDKIRLGDTEIIIEIEKDFTHYGDEAVFGGGKTVRDGMGQNVTAKRDEGVLDLCITGAVIIDHWGIVKGDIGIKDGKIVGIGKAGNPDTMDGVSPNMIIGASTEVHGGKGYIVTAGGIDTHIHYICPQQIETSLYSGITTMIGGGTGPNDGTNATTVTPGKFNMQKMLEAAEEYPMNLGFFGKGNCSAEEPIEEQVEAGALGVKIHEDWGATPATIDAALKVADKYDVQVAIHTDTLNEGGFLEDTMRAINGRVIHTFHTEGAGGGHAPDIIKAAMYPNVLPASTNPTRPYTVNTIDEHLDMLMVCHHLSKNIPEDVAFADSRIRPETIAAEDILHDMGVFSIMSSDSQAMGRPGEVITRTWQTASKMKEQRGDLAEDKDSGNDNYRAKRYVAKYTINPAIAHGISEYVGSIEEGKLADLVIWKPALFGVKPEMIVKGGFVIAAKMGDPNASIPTPQPVIYRNMFGAHGKAKYGICANFVSQVSIDNGTIASYKLEKMILPVKNCRNIGKKDLIHNDKTPLIEVNPENYKVTVDGEYITCEPAETLPLTQLYYLF; encoded by the coding sequence ATGAGCTTAAACATAGACAGAAAACAATACGCCAATATATTAGGCCCTACCGCTGGAGATAAAATCAGACTGGGAGACACTGAAATCATTATTGAAATCGAAAAAGATTTCACCCATTACGGAGACGAAGCCGTTTTCGGAGGGGGAAAAACCGTACGTGACGGGATGGGACAGAATGTTACTGCTAAAAGAGACGAAGGCGTTCTTGATCTTTGTATCACCGGAGCAGTAATCATCGACCACTGGGGAATTGTAAAAGGAGATATTGGTATTAAAGATGGTAAGATCGTAGGGATCGGTAAAGCAGGTAACCCTGATACCATGGATGGAGTATCTCCTAATATGATCATCGGTGCTTCTACGGAAGTTCACGGTGGAAAAGGATATATTGTAACTGCCGGAGGTATTGATACACACATTCACTACATCTGCCCACAACAAATTGAAACGTCTCTATACAGTGGTATTACTACCATGATCGGAGGAGGAACAGGTCCTAATGACGGAACGAACGCGACAACAGTAACCCCAGGGAAATTCAATATGCAGAAAATGCTTGAAGCAGCAGAAGAATACCCAATGAACCTAGGCTTCTTCGGAAAAGGAAACTGTTCTGCAGAAGAGCCTATCGAAGAGCAGGTAGAAGCAGGAGCATTAGGAGTAAAAATCCACGAAGACTGGGGAGCAACACCTGCAACGATTGATGCAGCATTAAAAGTAGCCGACAAATATGACGTTCAGGTTGCGATCCACACCGATACTTTAAATGAAGGAGGATTCCTTGAAGATACCATGAGAGCGATCAACGGAAGAGTAATCCACACCTTCCACACGGAAGGAGCAGGGGGAGGTCACGCGCCGGACATCATCAAAGCTGCGATGTATCCAAACGTATTACCAGCGTCTACTAACCCTACACGTCCTTATACCGTAAATACAATCGACGAGCACTTAGATATGCTGATGGTTTGCCATCACCTGAGCAAAAACATCCCTGAAGATGTGGCATTCGCAGATTCACGTATCCGTCCTGAAACCATTGCAGCTGAAGATATTCTTCATGATATGGGAGTTTTCAGTATCATGAGTTCTGACTCTCAGGCAATGGGTAGACCAGGTGAGGTGATTACAAGAACCTGGCAGACTGCAAGCAAAATGAAGGAGCAGAGAGGTGATTTGGCTGAAGATAAAGATAGCGGAAACGATAACTATCGTGCAAAAAGATATGTTGCTAAATATACAATCAACCCAGCGATTGCACACGGTATTTCAGAATATGTAGGATCTATTGAAGAAGGAAAATTGGCAGATTTAGTAATCTGGAAACCGGCATTGTTCGGAGTGAAACCTGAAATGATTGTAAAAGGAGGGTTTGTAATCGCCGCTAAAATGGGAGATCCGAATGCTTCTATTCCAACACCGCAGCCAGTGATCTACAGAAATATGTTTGGTGCTCACGGAAAGGCAAAATATGGTATTTGTGCCAATTTTGTTTCTCAGGTTTCTATTGATAACGGAACGATTGCTTCTTACAAATTAGAGAAAATGATTCTTCCGGTGAAAAACTGTAGAAATATTGGTAAAAAAGATCTTATTCATAACGATAAGACTCCTTTAATTGAAGTAAATCCTGAAAACTATAAAGTAACGGTAGATGGTGAATACATCACTTGTGAACCGGCAGAGACACTTCCTTTAACACAGTTATATTACTTGTTCTAA
- the ureB gene encoding urease subunit beta, protein MIPGEIFVKEGTIICNEGRETVKIKVTNTGDRPIQVGSHFHFFEVNKAMSFDREKAFGKRLNIVASTAVRFEPGEEKEVELVEIGGTKKAMGFNNLVDGQVDSEDQKKASLAKAEELNFKNH, encoded by the coding sequence ATGATACCAGGAGAAATTTTTGTAAAAGAAGGTACAATTATCTGCAATGAAGGCAGAGAAACTGTCAAAATAAAAGTAACCAATACAGGAGATCGTCCTATTCAGGTTGGTTCACACTTTCACTTTTTTGAAGTAAACAAGGCAATGAGCTTTGATCGTGAAAAAGCTTTCGGAAAGAGACTGAATATTGTAGCCAGTACTGCAGTACGTTTTGAACCGGGAGAAGAAAAAGAAGTGGAATTGGTAGAAATAGGAGGAACCAAAAAAGCAATGGGCTTTAATAATCTTGTTGATGGACAGGTAGATTCTGAAGATCAGAAAAAAGCAAGCCTTGCAAAAGCTGAAGAGTTAAACTTTAAAAATCACTAA
- the pruA gene encoding L-glutamate gamma-semialdehyde dehydrogenase — MSKAISQVPLAVNEPVNSYEPGSPEVKSLINTYKKMWAEKVEIPMIINGKEVKTDNKVQLQSPQDHAHDFGFYYQGGMQHVDDAINAALAAKKEWNELGWEQRAAIFLKAADLLAGPYRDVINAATMIGQSKNVHQAEIDSACEFIDFLRFNVEFMTEMYSEQPVSDNGIWNRVEYRPLEGFCFAVTPFNFTAISGNLPTCMAMLGNVVVWKPSDKQVYSAKVIMDVLIEAGLPAGVINMIFTDGKETAEKVLAHRDFAGLHFTGSTKVFQGMWKMIGDNIHNYRTYPRIVGETGGKDFVIAHPSANVEAVATALVRGAFEYQGQKCSAASRAYVPKSLWADVKKVMEAQMATIKIGSPEDTSNFVNAVIDKNSFEKCKGYITRANESSEATVAIGGTCDDSKGWFVHPTVIETTNPQYESMVEEIFGPILSVFVYEDQDWKETLKLVDSSSPYSLTGSVFSQDRYAIAEAYKALENASGNFYINDKPTGAVVGQQPFGGGRASGTNDKAGSKMNLLRWTSVRSVKETFVSPKDYKYPYLG; from the coding sequence ATGTCAAAAGCAATTTCGCAAGTACCATTAGCGGTAAATGAGCCGGTAAATTCTTATGAACCGGGATCTCCGGAAGTAAAAAGCCTTATCAACACTTATAAGAAAATGTGGGCTGAGAAGGTTGAAATCCCAATGATTATCAACGGAAAGGAAGTAAAAACTGATAATAAAGTACAACTTCAGTCTCCTCAGGATCATGCTCACGACTTCGGATTTTATTACCAAGGTGGTATGCAGCATGTGGATGACGCTATCAACGCGGCATTGGCAGCTAAAAAAGAATGGAACGAACTAGGTTGGGAACAACGTGCAGCAATTTTCTTAAAGGCTGCTGATCTATTGGCAGGTCCTTACAGAGATGTAATCAATGCTGCTACAATGATCGGACAATCTAAAAACGTACACCAGGCTGAAATTGATTCTGCTTGTGAGTTCATCGATTTCTTAAGATTCAATGTTGAATTCATGACAGAAATGTATTCTGAGCAGCCGGTTTCTGACAATGGAATCTGGAACCGTGTAGAATACAGACCATTAGAAGGATTCTGTTTTGCAGTAACTCCATTTAACTTTACAGCGATTTCCGGAAACCTTCCTACTTGTATGGCGATGTTAGGAAACGTTGTGGTTTGGAAACCTTCTGATAAGCAGGTTTATTCTGCTAAAGTAATCATGGATGTATTAATTGAAGCGGGTCTTCCTGCTGGAGTAATCAACATGATCTTTACAGATGGTAAAGAAACTGCTGAGAAAGTATTGGCTCACAGAGATTTTGCAGGTCTACACTTCACAGGTTCTACAAAAGTATTCCAGGGAATGTGGAAAATGATCGGTGATAATATCCACAACTACAGAACATATCCAAGAATCGTTGGAGAAACTGGAGGTAAAGACTTTGTTATTGCTCATCCTTCTGCAAACGTAGAAGCTGTAGCTACCGCTTTAGTAAGAGGTGCTTTCGAATACCAGGGGCAGAAATGTTCTGCAGCTTCAAGAGCTTATGTACCTAAGTCACTTTGGGCTGATGTGAAAAAAGTAATGGAAGCTCAGATGGCTACTATCAAAATTGGTTCTCCTGAAGATACCTCTAATTTTGTAAATGCTGTAATTGACAAAAACTCTTTTGAAAAATGTAAAGGATATATCACCAGAGCAAACGAATCTTCTGAAGCTACTGTAGCTATCGGTGGAACATGCGATGATTCTAAAGGATGGTTTGTACACCCAACGGTAATTGAAACTACAAACCCTCAATACGAAAGTATGGTTGAAGAGATCTTCGGGCCAATCCTTTCTGTATTTGTGTATGAAGACCAGGACTGGAAAGAAACTCTTAAATTAGTTGATTCTTCTTCTCCTTATTCGTTAACAGGTTCTGTATTCTCTCAAGACCGTTACGCAATTGCTGAGGCTTATAAAGCTTTAGAAAATGCATCTGGTAACTTCTACATCAACGATAAGCCAACTGGTGCTGTAGTAGGTCAACAGCCTTTCGGTGGTGGTAGAGCCTCAGGAACAAATGACAAAGCGGGTTCTAAAATGAACCTTCTTAGATGGACGTCTGTAAGAAGTGTAAAAGAAACTTTTGTTTCTCCAAAAGATTATAAATATCCTTACCTAGGGTAA
- a CDS encoding urease accessory protein UreD, with the protein MDSRLNIIAGFKGGESYVKDLYVSLPFRVVSVGQRKSDKKLYQMVMSSSPGILDGDHYHLDVALEKGSSLQLQSQSYQRLFNMKDKAVQELNVTMEDETSFAYVPHPIVPHEDSNFKSKANVHIGNNSQIIISEIITCGRKHYGEVFKLRRFQNLMEIYHNNKLVVKDNVVIQPDLIPISSIGNLEQYTHQGTLIFYSTKENVDKNGLIEEIVEAAAQHIEEMEVGVSAMEDNGFVVRALGHGGEMMYNFFVYVQEILWSLE; encoded by the coding sequence ATGGATAGTCGTTTAAATATTATCGCAGGATTCAAGGGAGGAGAATCATATGTGAAAGATCTTTATGTCTCGCTTCCTTTCAGAGTTGTTTCTGTAGGGCAGAGAAAAAGTGACAAAAAGCTCTATCAGATGGTGATGAGCTCCTCTCCGGGGATTCTGGATGGTGACCATTACCATTTGGATGTAGCGCTTGAAAAAGGATCCTCCCTTCAATTGCAGTCGCAGTCATATCAGAGACTTTTCAACATGAAAGATAAGGCTGTTCAGGAACTGAATGTAACGATGGAGGACGAAACCTCTTTCGCGTATGTTCCGCATCCTATTGTTCCGCATGAAGATTCGAATTTTAAAAGTAAAGCGAATGTTCATATCGGAAACAACAGTCAGATCATCATCAGTGAAATTATCACCTGCGGAAGAAAGCATTATGGAGAAGTTTTCAAGCTGAGACGTTTCCAGAACCTTATGGAAATCTATCATAATAATAAATTGGTAGTGAAGGATAATGTGGTGATCCAACCTGACTTGATTCCGATCAGCAGTATAGGTAATCTGGAACAATATACCCATCAGGGAACATTGATCTTCTACAGCACAAAAGAAAATGTAGATAAAAATGGATTGATTGAAGAGATCGTTGAAGCGGCAGCTCAACATATTGAAGAGATGGAAGTAGGCGTTTCTGCGATGGAAGATAATGGTTTTGTAGTAAGAGCCTTAGGGCATGGTGGGGAAATGATGTACAACTTTTTCGTTTACGTGCAGGAGATCCTTTGGTCGCTGGAGTAA